Proteins encoded by one window of Chryseobacterium sp. POL2:
- the cphA gene encoding cyanophycin synthetase, with protein MRIEKIQILRGPNIWSIRRKKLIQMRLNLETLEDYPTNKIEGFRERIELLLPSMYHHRCSEGEAGGFFKRVEMGTWMGHVIEHIALEIQHLAGMSVGFGRTRETKTPGTYNVVFDYIEEKAGVYAAEEAVKIAEALIDNKNYDITICIQRLREIRQQERLGPSTGSIVEEAESRDIPWIRLGRNSLVQLGYGVNQQRFQATITGNTSSIAVDIACNKELTKKMLDDAAIPVPMGGLVNDQKELESVIKKIGYPIVIKPLDGNHGRGQSINVNDWETAKIGLEHAQSISRRVIVEKYITGFDFRILVINHKMVAAARRVPAHIIGDGEQNIQQLIDQENQDPRRGYGHEKVLTEIKIDKDTNELLEKLGFTLESVPNKGEMLYLKSTANLSTGGTSIDVTEMVHPDNITMMERVSRIIGLDVCGIDVMAENLTQPLKESGGAILEVNAAPGFRMHLAPSEGLPRNVASPVVDMLYPQGKACRIPIMAITGTNGKTTTTRILAHIVKNNGFRVGFTTSDGIYIQNTLLSKGDTTGPLSAEFILKDPTVEFAVLETARGGILRSGLGFSRCDVGILTNIKEDHLGLNDIHNLKDLTRVKRVVLDSVKKTGWVILNADDEYSMKIKNDLDSNVALFSMDENNPYIQHYAKEGKITCVCEEGYITIKKGEWKIRIEKVNNIPITMEGKAKFMIENVLAASLAAYVYGFEIQNIALALTTFIPSAHLTPGRLNIFKFKNFKVMIDFAHNPAGYEAIEDFLSKIDSNKKIGIISGVGDRRDEDIRECGKIAGRMFDHIIIRSEKHLRGREEEEINSLIIEGINSSGREVSYEIIPKEIEALKHAMSMAEDGMFITALSDVLTNAIELVQDYQHREMLDDEMNSKL; from the coding sequence ATGCGCATTGAAAAAATCCAAATTTTGCGAGGCCCAAATATCTGGAGTATTAGAAGAAAAAAGCTTATCCAAATGCGTCTTAATTTGGAAACTCTCGAAGATTATCCAACCAATAAAATTGAAGGTTTCCGAGAGAGAATCGAATTATTGTTACCATCCATGTATCATCATCGTTGTTCGGAAGGCGAGGCTGGTGGATTTTTCAAGCGAGTAGAGATGGGCACCTGGATGGGACACGTTATTGAACATATTGCTTTAGAAATTCAACATTTAGCAGGAATGTCCGTAGGCTTCGGGCGCACAAGAGAAACCAAAACTCCGGGAACTTATAACGTTGTTTTTGATTATATTGAGGAAAAAGCGGGTGTTTACGCCGCGGAAGAAGCCGTTAAAATCGCGGAAGCTTTGATAGATAACAAGAATTATGATATTACAATTTGTATCCAAAGACTAAGAGAAATTCGACAACAAGAGCGTCTTGGTCCTTCGACGGGGAGTATTGTTGAAGAAGCGGAATCAAGAGATATACCCTGGATTCGTTTAGGAAGAAACTCTTTGGTACAACTTGGTTATGGTGTCAATCAGCAACGTTTCCAAGCCACTATTACTGGTAATACAAGTAGTATTGCAGTCGATATTGCATGTAATAAAGAATTGACCAAAAAGATGTTGGATGATGCCGCAATTCCTGTTCCGATGGGCGGTTTGGTGAATGACCAAAAGGAATTGGAATCAGTTATAAAAAAAATTGGTTATCCTATTGTTATAAAACCTTTGGATGGCAATCACGGACGAGGACAGAGCATTAATGTTAATGATTGGGAAACCGCAAAAATTGGTCTTGAACATGCACAAAGTATCTCCCGACGGGTTATAGTTGAAAAATATATAACAGGATTTGATTTTCGTATTTTGGTGATTAATCACAAAATGGTTGCTGCTGCTAGACGTGTTCCTGCTCATATTATAGGCGATGGCGAGCAAAATATTCAACAACTTATTGATCAAGAAAATCAGGATCCGAGGAGAGGTTACGGACATGAAAAAGTTTTAACAGAAATTAAAATCGATAAAGATACCAACGAGCTTTTAGAAAAGTTGGGTTTTACTTTGGAAAGTGTACCGAACAAAGGTGAAATGCTTTACTTAAAATCAACCGCAAATTTGTCCACGGGAGGAACGTCTATAGATGTTACAGAAATGGTGCATCCAGATAATATCACCATGATGGAGCGTGTTTCCAGAATAATTGGTCTTGATGTTTGTGGGATTGATGTTATGGCTGAGAATCTTACCCAGCCGCTCAAAGAAAGTGGTGGCGCTATTTTAGAAGTTAATGCAGCGCCAGGTTTTAGAATGCATTTGGCTCCCAGCGAAGGTCTTCCGCGCAATGTTGCAAGTCCTGTCGTTGATATGTTATACCCACAAGGAAAAGCTTGCAGAATTCCTATCATGGCCATTACGGGCACCAATGGAAAAACCACAACCACAAGAATTTTAGCACATATTGTTAAAAATAATGGTTTTCGTGTAGGATTTACAACCTCCGATGGGATATATATCCAGAATACTTTGTTGTCAAAAGGTGATACCACAGGGCCTTTGTCTGCAGAATTTATACTGAAAGACCCAACAGTAGAGTTTGCTGTTTTAGAAACTGCACGAGGCGGAATATTACGTTCGGGACTCGGATTTTCTCGTTGTGATGTTGGTATTTTAACCAATATTAAAGAAGACCATTTAGGATTAAACGATATTCATAATCTTAAAGATTTAACACGTGTGAAACGTGTGGTTTTGGATAGTGTAAAAAAAACAGGTTGGGTAATCCTTAATGCAGATGACGAATATTCAATGAAAATTAAAAATGATTTGGATAGTAATGTGGCGCTTTTCAGTATGGATGAAAACAATCCTTACATACAGCATTACGCTAAAGAAGGTAAGATTACTTGCGTTTGCGAAGAAGGTTATATCACGATAAAAAAAGGAGAATGGAAAATCCGAATTGAGAAAGTTAATAACATCCCGATTACGATGGAAGGTAAAGCCAAATTCATGATAGAAAATGTATTGGCTGCATCGCTTGCTGCTTATGTTTACGGTTTCGAAATTCAGAATATTGCTTTGGCTTTGACCACATTTATCCCGAGTGCGCACCTTACGCCTGGACGGCTTAATATTTTTAAATTTAAAAACTTTAAAGTAATGATTGACTTTGCCCATAATCCTGCAGGTTATGAGGCTATTGAAGATTTTTTGAGTAAAATAGATTCTAACAAAAAAATCGGAATAATATCTGGTGTTGGTGATCGTCGTGATGAAGACATTCGGGAATGTGGAAAAATTGCTGGACGTATGTTCGACCATATTATCATCCGAAGCGAAAAACATCTTCGTGGTAGAGAGGAAGAAGAAATTAACAGTTTGATTATTGAGGGCATCAACAGTTCGGGTCGTGAAGTTAGCTATGAGATTATTCCTAAAGAAATCGAAGCTTTGAAACATGCGATGAGCATGGCGGAGGATGGTATGTTTATCACCGCGCTTAGCGACGTATTAACCAATGCAATCGAGTTGGTGCAAGATTACCAACACCGCGAAATGTTGGACGATGAGATGAACTCTAAATTGTAA
- a CDS encoding T9SS type A sorting domain-containing protein — translation MKENYTITNNTLNNMYFRSSMKTALSFLLIGTSIGFANAQSGRVSEDLSSIAKLSYNDQVNAMASKVTGHSIKPQSKSVALSGNYTIGTSGDYPTLTAAIADFNSAPITGPVTLTLLDATYPSETFPIIIQENSGSSATNTLTIKPAAGVDATISGNTAETLIKVNAADYVTIDGSNNGTDSDNLTLKNTITTGSPIILWVASTTVAGADYATIKNVKFSGATPSATIAGLLVSGPTLGGAGTVPNNHLTVESNTFNKAQNAMFIIGSSTAQDDGAIIKNNTLGSADTAEMLGFRGIALQNAKNAIITGNQIDGVSTASTSTASGILVGGAVNNISVTANKINEIRNTNTIGYGSNGIYVNALTTSNNVLVANNFISNVYSYGYSSGGGIADNGYGIVLGGVGTDVKVYHNSVSLNVNQNVAGRPAAINILTSATTAGAIDIRNNIFANNQTQTGEKYVLYSSAPKTVFAHIDYNDYFSSGANLGYIGAAPKATLADIKTSFGSNENSLNVSPIFTSTTDLHLTPENTALNNKGTALAEVTTDIDGVTRSTTAPDMGADEFKAALNGTYTVGSTGDYTSLTNTGGVFEDINAGLVSGNLTFNIIEDLTAETGANPLNTITGGYTVTIKPSGEARIISGTTNSNALIRTVGASNVTIDGSLSGGTDKSLSITNLSTTAPQVVRFGSVGTASMSNNSLKNTIITNGVNTSSAVVIADNGGTAGTFSNISITNNTIKKAYIGVYAFATVGAENGSITINDNDLSATGADAIGLAGLYAQGTDGAVIQNNTIGNFNPTPAYARRGIWLATGTVNSNVSGNTISNISAGSATNNGAIGILVSSGTTGAKLNTNNVIEANTISNISFAGTGVNAGIQIAGTSAAGTSGVTISKNKISNIKNTNTGGYAAVGIYFNGYSTAANGGVNVFNNFISDVANHGYNGNSYLDNGVGITFNGKSTGYKIYNNTINMNTDQVVTTGMTAAINVTSSISDAGAIDLRNNILVNSQTTTVNRYAIYSAAPATVFSNIDHNDYYSTGTNLGYLSSAKATLADWKTATGKDANSLNILPIFVSPTDLHLTTENNSLDNKGTPLAEVTVDIDDTTRSTTTPDMGAHEFAGSMLAQDINKNDLKLYPNPVIDLVNINYSSKIDAVEIFNLTGQKVSSKLWNASSGTMDMSNLVPGVYIITLKIGAETKSAKIIKK, via the coding sequence ATGAAAGAAAACTACACCATTACGAACAATACATTAAACAATATGTATTTTCGAAGCTCAATGAAAACAGCATTGTCTTTCTTATTAATTGGGACAAGCATTGGTTTTGCTAATGCCCAAAGCGGAAGAGTTAGTGAGGATTTATCTTCTATTGCTAAATTGAGCTACAATGACCAAGTTAATGCGATGGCATCAAAAGTAACGGGGCACAGCATCAAACCACAATCTAAAAGTGTTGCTTTAAGTGGTAATTATACCATTGGCACATCTGGTGATTACCCAACTTTAACAGCTGCCATTGCAGATTTTAATTCAGCTCCTATAACTGGCCCTGTTACGCTAACGCTTTTGGATGCAACTTATCCTTCGGAAACATTTCCAATTATTATCCAGGAAAATAGTGGATCTAGTGCAACCAACACGCTAACTATTAAACCGGCAGCGGGTGTTGATGCCACAATTTCTGGAAATACTGCTGAAACGTTAATCAAAGTAAATGCAGCAGATTATGTAACTATTGACGGTAGTAATAATGGTACAGACTCTGACAACTTAACCTTGAAAAATACCATCACAACAGGTAGTCCTATAATATTATGGGTGGCTAGTACGACCGTAGCAGGCGCAGATTATGCGACCATTAAAAATGTGAAGTTTTCTGGCGCCACACCATCAGCTACGATTGCAGGCTTACTCGTTTCTGGTCCAACTTTAGGAGGAGCTGGAACTGTGCCAAACAACCATCTAACTGTTGAAAGTAACACCTTTAACAAGGCACAAAATGCGATGTTTATCATAGGAAGTTCTACTGCTCAGGATGATGGTGCTATTATTAAAAATAATACATTAGGCTCTGCCGACACAGCAGAAATGTTAGGCTTCAGAGGTATTGCGCTACAAAATGCTAAAAATGCAATAATTACTGGAAACCAAATCGATGGTGTTAGTACTGCTAGCACCTCAACCGCTTCAGGTATCTTAGTTGGTGGCGCTGTTAATAATATTTCTGTAACTGCTAACAAAATAAACGAAATCCGTAATACAAATACCATAGGCTATGGATCTAACGGTATTTATGTAAACGCACTTACAACATCTAATAATGTATTGGTTGCTAACAACTTTATTTCTAATGTATATAGCTATGGATATTCTAGTGGGGGCGGCATTGCAGATAATGGCTACGGTATTGTTCTTGGTGGTGTTGGTACTGATGTAAAAGTATATCACAATTCTGTATCTCTTAATGTAAATCAAAATGTAGCTGGTAGACCTGCAGCAATTAACATTTTAACTTCAGCAACAACTGCAGGTGCTATTGACATTAGAAATAATATTTTTGCTAATAATCAAACGCAAACAGGCGAAAAATATGTACTATATTCTAGCGCTCCAAAAACTGTTTTCGCACATATAGATTATAATGATTATTTTTCTTCTGGTGCTAATCTTGGATACATTGGTGCTGCGCCAAAAGCTACATTGGCGGATATAAAAACCAGCTTTGGTAGTAACGAAAACTCTCTAAATGTTAGCCCAATTTTCACATCTACTACAGATCTACACCTTACCCCTGAAAATACTGCGCTTAATAACAAAGGTACAGCTTTAGCTGAAGTAACTACTGATATTGATGGCGTAACAAGAAGTACAACAGCTCCAGATATGGGTGCTGACGAGTTTAAGGCTGCCCTTAACGGTACTTATACTGTAGGATCCACTGGGGATTATACATCTTTAACAAATACTGGTGGTGTTTTTGAAGATATCAATGCTGGGCTTGTAAGCGGAAATTTAACTTTCAATATCATTGAAGATTTAACTGCAGAAACAGGAGCTAACCCACTTAATACAATTACAGGAGGTTATACGGTAACCATTAAGCCAAGTGGTGAAGCACGTATTATTTCTGGAACAACTAACAGCAATGCACTCATCAGGACTGTTGGCGCTAGCAATGTAACAATCGACGGTTCTCTTTCGGGTGGTACAGATAAGAGCCTTTCTATCACAAACCTTTCTACAACTGCTCCACAAGTGGTAAGATTTGGTAGTGTAGGAACTGCTTCGATGAGCAACAATTCATTAAAAAACACCATTATTACAAATGGGGTAAACACCTCAAGTGCAGTTGTAATTGCAGATAATGGAGGTACAGCTGGAACATTCAGTAATATTTCTATAACGAACAATACCATTAAAAAAGCCTATATCGGCGTATATGCATTCGCGACTGTAGGTGCTGAAAATGGCAGCATTACTATCAATGACAACGATCTGTCAGCCACAGGTGCAGATGCTATTGGTCTTGCTGGTTTGTACGCACAAGGTACGGATGGTGCCGTAATCCAAAACAACACGATAGGAAATTTCAATCCAACACCAGCTTACGCTAGAAGAGGAATTTGGTTAGCTACAGGTACTGTAAACAGTAATGTAAGTGGAAATACAATATCTAATATTTCTGCTGGAAGCGCTACAAATAATGGAGCTATAGGAATCTTGGTTTCTAGTGGTACAACTGGAGCAAAGCTTAACACCAATAATGTAATTGAAGCTAATACTATTTCTAACATTTCTTTTGCTGGAACTGGAGTTAATGCAGGAATTCAGATCGCAGGAACATCTGCCGCTGGGACTAGTGGTGTAACAATTTCTAAAAATAAAATTAGTAATATTAAAAATACGAACACAGGAGGTTATGCGGCAGTAGGAATTTATTTTAATGGTTACTCAACTGCTGCTAACGGAGGCGTTAATGTCTTTAATAATTTTATCTCCGATGTCGCAAACCATGGTTACAATGGTAATAGTTATTTGGATAATGGAGTAGGTATCACATTTAATGGAAAAAGTACAGGATATAAGATCTATAATAACACGATTAATATGAATACCGATCAAGTTGTGACAACAGGTATGACCGCTGCTATCAACGTAACAAGTTCTATCTCGGATGCTGGTGCAATTGATTTAAGAAATAACATCTTAGTCAATTCACAGACAACTACGGTTAACAGATATGCTATCTACTCAGCTGCTCCTGCAACAGTTTTTAGCAATATCGATCACAACGATTATTACAGTACTGGTACTAACTTAGGCTACCTAAGCTCTGCAAAAGCAACTTTAGCAGACTGGAAAACCGCTACAGGAAAAGATGCCAATTCATTAAATATCTTACCTATTTTTGTTTCTCCAACAGATCTTCACCTTACAACAGAAAACAACTCTTTAGATAATAAAGGAACGCCTTTAGCTGAAGTTACTGTAGATATTGATGATACAACAAGAAGCACGACTACACCAGATATGGGTGCGCATGAATTTGCTGGATCTATGTTGGCACAAGATATCAACAAAAATGATCTTAAACTTTATCCAAACCCAGTAATTGATTTAGTAAACATCAATTACTCATCAAAAATTGATGCGGTGGAAATCTTCAACCTTACAGGACAAAAAGTTTCTAGTAAATTATGGAATGCTTCATCTGGTACAATGGATATGAGCAATCTTGTACCAGGCGTATATATTATTACATTAAAAATTGGTGCGGAAACAAAATCTGCGAAAATTATTAAAAAATAA
- the aqpZ gene encoding aquaporin Z has translation MSKKLFAEFFGTFWLVFGGCGSAVFAAGVPDIGIGLAGVALAFGLTVLTMAYAVGPISGGHFNPAVSFGLLAGGRLSAKDLLPYIISQCLGAIAAASCLYVILNGAGAFSTEGPGAFASNFYDMPGYYDRSYSMGAAFLAEFLLTAFFLIIIMGATDKWANGKFAGIAIGLALTLIHLISIPITNTSVNPARSTSQALFVGGIALSQLWLFWVAPILGGITGGLIYKFLLQRTDTEVVA, from the coding sequence ATGTCAAAAAAACTATTCGCTGAATTTTTCGGCACATTCTGGTTAGTCTTCGGAGGTTGTGGTAGCGCAGTATTTGCAGCAGGCGTTCCTGATATTGGAATTGGTCTTGCAGGCGTTGCATTAGCATTTGGTCTTACCGTTTTAACCATGGCTTACGCTGTTGGTCCTATTTCGGGTGGGCATTTCAATCCTGCGGTTTCTTTCGGTTTGTTAGCTGGAGGTCGTTTATCAGCAAAAGATTTGCTTCCTTACATCATTTCACAATGTCTTGGCGCTATTGCCGCTGCTAGTTGTCTTTATGTTATTCTTAATGGCGCTGGCGCATTTTCGACAGAAGGTCCGGGCGCTTTTGCCTCTAACTTTTATGATATGCCTGGCTATTATGACAGAAGCTACAGTATGGGCGCCGCATTCTTAGCCGAATTTCTTTTAACCGCCTTTTTCTTAATCATCATCATGGGTGCAACAGATAAATGGGCCAATGGAAAATTTGCTGGAATTGCTATTGGTTTAGCATTAACGCTTATTCATTTAATTTCCATTCCGATTACCAATACATCTGTGAATCCTGCAAGATCGACTTCGCAAGCTTTATTTGTGGGTGGGATAGCATTATCTCAACTATGGTTATTTTGGGTGGCTCCTATCCTTGGCGGAATTACTGGTGGGCTTATCTATAAATTTCTTTTACAAAGAACAGATACAGAAGTGGTTGCCTAA
- a CDS encoding LLM class flavin-dependent oxidoreductase, producing the protein MAIKYSVLDLATILKGDSIRQSFEKSVKAAQKVESLGYHRYWFSEHHNMPNVASSATSLLIGHIASQTKSIRVGSGGIMLPNHSTLSVAEQFGTLDALYPNRIDLGLGRAPGTDMLTASILRRGQLENHYNFEFHIQELKQYFSLGNSNSKVRAIPGEGAEVPIYILGSSTDSAFLAAKLGLPYAFAAHFAPSQMEVAFEIYEEHFQPSSVLDKPYKMACINIIAADSVDEAHYLSTSHFQAFVNILTDQRQPLLPPEETDLANISDELALHLNRMAAKTFVGDKASLEKKLSEFVKHNKIDEIIVSGHIYDFEAKLHSYEIASQILKNM; encoded by the coding sequence ATGGCAATTAAATATTCGGTGTTGGATTTAGCAACAATTCTTAAAGGTGATAGTATCCGCCAAAGTTTTGAGAAGTCTGTAAAAGCGGCTCAAAAAGTTGAAAGTTTGGGATATCATCGTTATTGGTTTTCCGAACATCATAATATGCCCAATGTGGCAAGTTCGGCGACATCTTTACTCATTGGTCACATTGCATCACAAACTAAAAGTATCAGAGTAGGATCGGGTGGAATTATGTTGCCCAACCATTCGACATTATCGGTTGCAGAACAGTTTGGTACGCTGGATGCGCTTTATCCTAATCGAATTGATCTAGGCCTTGGACGAGCGCCAGGTACGGACATGTTAACAGCAAGTATTCTGAGAAGAGGACAATTGGAAAACCATTATAATTTTGAATTTCATATTCAGGAATTGAAACAATATTTCAGCTTAGGAAATTCGAATTCCAAAGTAAGAGCGATCCCTGGTGAGGGCGCAGAAGTCCCAATCTATATTTTGGGATCTTCAACAGATAGTGCTTTTCTTGCAGCAAAATTAGGTTTGCCTTATGCCTTTGCTGCACATTTTGCACCTTCGCAGATGGAAGTTGCTTTTGAGATTTATGAAGAACATTTCCAGCCAAGTTCCGTTTTGGATAAGCCTTACAAAATGGCTTGTATTAATATTATCGCAGCGGATAGTGTGGACGAAGCCCATTATTTATCAACGTCCCATTTTCAGGCTTTTGTTAATATTTTGACCGATCAGCGTCAGCCTTTGTTACCACCAGAAGAAACTGATTTGGCTAATATTTCTGATGAGCTTGCTTTGCATCTTAACCGTATGGCAGCTAAGACTTTTGTTGGTGATAAAGCTAGTCTTGAAAAGAAACTGTCAGAATTTGTGAAACATAATAAAATTGACGAGATTATTGTTTCGGGACATATATATGATTTTGAAGCCAAACTTCATTCCTACGAAATTGCTTCCCAAATTTTAAAAAATATGTAA
- a CDS encoding NADH-quinone oxidoreductase subunit N: MSVFIVLFLTAVLALFSGVFQQGKYARYIGIAGLLVALYVSFLPECEFFNAYKNMFEYGSNAALFSKISIVTTLLIFFIGGFAFSNHRSHQSELYALMLMSLSGGIVLFGYQNLVTLFIGIEILSIPLYVMAGSNKTDLRSTEASMKYFLMGAFATGFLLFGTALVYGTTGSFDMYKISEFAINNPKDLMLIVGALLMLAAMAFKVSLAPFHMWSPDVYHGAPSLITAFMATVVKISGFYAFVKLMTLGFGGIAGEWINVIGVLLIITMLLANVMGLVQTNVKRMLAYSSVSHAGYLALIFFGLNSLSMYNMAFYLFAYSLATVGVFMALIWVEKVKREVSFGAFNGLGKRHPLLAVVASISMLSMAGIPLTAGFMAKFALFNQAIKGGAEFLVLVAVLGSALSIAYYLRLIIAMFFYKESTFNTSEKVSITYNIVAVVIILALVSLGVFPDLFTMQFGL; encoded by the coding sequence ATGAGTGTTTTTATAGTATTATTCCTTACGGCTGTCTTAGCATTATTCTCTGGAGTTTTCCAACAGGGCAAATATGCTAGATACATCGGTATTGCAGGATTATTAGTTGCATTGTATGTAAGCTTTTTGCCAGAGTGCGAATTTTTTAACGCTTACAAAAACATGTTTGAATATGGAAGCAATGCTGCTCTGTTTTCAAAAATTTCAATTGTTACGACTTTGCTTATTTTCTTCATTGGAGGATTTGCATTTAGTAATCATAGAAGCCACCAGTCGGAGCTTTATGCTTTGATGTTGATGTCGCTTTCTGGCGGTATTGTCTTATTCGGTTACCAAAACTTAGTAACATTATTCATCGGTATCGAAATTCTTTCTATTCCGTTATATGTTATGGCAGGAAGTAATAAAACGGATCTTCGTTCTACGGAAGCATCAATGAAGTATTTCTTGATGGGTGCTTTTGCGACGGGGTTTTTGTTATTCGGGACAGCATTAGTATATGGCACAACAGGAAGTTTTGACATGTATAAAATTTCAGAATTTGCCATCAATAATCCTAAAGACTTAATGCTTATCGTAGGAGCATTGCTAATGTTAGCTGCGATGGCTTTCAAGGTTTCTCTAGCGCCTTTCCACATGTGGAGTCCAGATGTTTATCATGGTGCGCCATCTTTGATTACAGCTTTTATGGCCACTGTGGTTAAAATTTCTGGTTTTTATGCTTTTGTAAAATTAATGACTTTAGGATTCGGAGGAATCGCTGGCGAATGGATTAACGTAATTGGCGTGCTACTCATTATCACAATGCTCCTTGCAAACGTGATGGGCTTGGTACAGACTAATGTAAAAAGAATGTTGGCCTACTCTAGCGTTTCGCATGCTGGTTATCTCGCATTAATCTTCTTCGGGCTTAATAGCCTTTCTATGTACAATATGGCATTCTACCTATTTGCTTATTCCTTAGCAACAGTTGGAGTTTTCATGGCGTTGATTTGGGTTGAGAAAGTAAAAAGAGAAGTTTCTTTTGGCGCATTCAATGGTTTAGGAAAAAGACATCCTTTGCTAGCAGTTGTAGCTTCTATCTCAATGTTGTCTATGGCAGGTATTCCGCTGACAGCAGGTTTTATGGCTAAGTTTGCCTTGTTTAACCAAGCCATAAAAGGCGGTGCCGAGTTCTTAGTATTAGTGGCAGTTTTGGGTTCTGCATTAAGTATCGCTTATTACCTAAGACTTATTATCGCGATGTTTTTCTATAAAGAAAGCACATTTAACACATCAGAAAAAGTAAGTATTACTTATAATATCGTTGCAGTTGTTATCATTTTAGCATTGGTAAGTTTGGGCGTCTTCCCAGATTTGTTCACGATGCAATTTGGATTGTAA
- a CDS encoding NuoM family protein, whose protein sequence is MSYLATLLLLPLVGSGLVFAWRNSSSKHLALAIAFIQMFLAFYMLAGFDFGPTVDSKLQYEITYPWFQFIKSNLHFGIDGMSMLLVILTNILVPLIILSSYNENKAYNNNFYALILLMQFGLIGVFTALDGLLFYIFWEITLIPIWFIAGLWGQEDKRIKFTTKFFVYTFVGSLFMLLGFIYVYNYSASFAVTDMYNAALNINQQTVIFWFIFFAFAVKLPVFPFHTWQADTYTYSPTQGSMLLSGIMLKMAIYGILRYLLPITPLAIGGISGDIVVILAVIGVIYGALIAIVNNDSKRIIAYSSLSHVGLMVAGIFASAILTVRMFNPTALIVEGAEGALIQTFAHGINVVGLFYCADILYKRFKTRDIRQMGGLAKIAPKFAVLFMIILLGSMALPLTNGFIGEFILLKSVFDYNLIMGILSGLTIILCAVYMLRLYGKAMFGKTDEMLLSTAKDLSPAEFTVLASLSVFVIIMGIFPQVIVDMVGSSLKFIFLSMIS, encoded by the coding sequence ATGTCATATTTAGCAACACTATTACTATTGCCTCTTGTAGGTTCGGGATTGGTTTTTGCATGGAGAAATTCTTCTAGCAAGCATCTCGCGCTGGCAATTGCGTTTATACAAATGTTTTTAGCTTTCTATATGTTGGCAGGATTTGATTTTGGTCCAACTGTAGATTCTAAATTGCAATACGAAATTACATATCCTTGGTTTCAATTTATTAAGAGTAATCTCCACTTCGGTATCGATGGGATGAGTATGCTTTTGGTGATACTCACTAATATTTTGGTACCTTTAATTATCCTCTCGTCTTACAACGAAAACAAAGCTTACAACAATAATTTCTATGCGTTAATCTTGTTAATGCAGTTTGGACTAATTGGTGTTTTCACCGCTTTGGATGGATTATTATTCTACATTTTCTGGGAAATAACGTTGATTCCGATTTGGTTTATCGCAGGACTTTGGGGACAAGAAGACAAACGTATCAAATTCACAACTAAGTTTTTTGTGTACACATTCGTTGGTTCATTATTCATGTTATTAGGTTTTATCTACGTTTACAATTATTCTGCTTCTTTTGCGGTAACAGATATGTACAACGCAGCGCTTAATATTAATCAACAAACGGTTATCTTCTGGTTTATCTTCTTTGCTTTTGCAGTTAAGCTCCCCGTTTTCCCATTCCATACTTGGCAAGCAGATACCTATACATATTCGCCAACACAAGGGTCCATGTTATTATCAGGAATCATGTTGAAGATGGCTATCTATGGTATTTTAAGATATTTGTTACCCATTACACCTCTAGCAATTGGCGGTATATCGGGCGACATTGTTGTCATCTTGGCAGTTATCGGTGTTATCTACGGCGCATTAATCGCTATTGTTAATAATGATTCTAAACGAATTATCGCTTATTCTTCCCTATCTCACGTTGGGCTGATGGTGGCAGGTATTTTCGCTTCTGCTATTTTAACGGTAAGAATGTTCAATCCCACTGCGCTAATAGTAGAAGGTGCAGAAGGTGCTTTGATACAGACTTTTGCACACGGCATCAACGTGGTTGGTCTGTTTTATTGTGCGGATATTCTTTACAAACGTTTCAAAACGCGAGATATTCGTCAAATGGGAGGTTTGGCAAAAATAGCACCCAAATTTGCGGTATTGTTCATGATTATCTTATTAGGATCGATGGCATTGCCGTTAACTAATGGATTTATTGGAGAATTTATCCTTTTAAAATCTGTGTTTGATTATAATCTTATCATGGGAATTTTATCAGGTCTTACCATTATCCTATGTGCGGTATATATGTTGAGATTATACGGAAAAGCGATGTTTGGTAAAACAGATGAAATGTTGTTGTCAACAGCAAAAGACCTTTCTCCAGCAGAATTTACCGTTCTTGCAAGTTTATCTGTTTTCGTCATCATTATGGGGATTTTCCCACAAGTGATTGTTGACATGGTGGGTAGTTCGTTGAAGTTTATCTTCTTATCTATGATAAGTTAA